The DNA region GCAATGTAGTTGTATTGAGATCTAACGGCACACTTCCAGTATTTGTCATATTTATCGTTACATTATATGCTGACCCGGATTCCACGTAATATCCGGTTATATTAACTTTGGAATTCAGCAGATTGTATTCCTGCTGAGTCTGAGTATTCTGAGCAGAGCCCAGTTGAGTGTTATTTTGCATGAATTCTCCGTATACTATACCAAAAAAAATAAGGGAGGAACTGAGCAAAATTGCCACAGCTGCCACGTAACTAAATCCCATATAGTTCGTCGACCCCTTTCTTCAACATCCTGAAGTCCCGTTCGAGAGACTCGATCATGTCGCG from Thermoplasmataceae archaeon includes:
- a CDS encoding flagellar protein F codes for the protein MGFSYVAAVAILLSSSLIFFGIVYGEFMQNNTQLGSAQNTQTQQEYNLLNSKVNITGYYVESGSAYNVTINMTNTGSVPLDLNTTTLLVNGTISSFTSPTVYLFPLGNSSITFHVSTARLMPVEIIFNTGYQKFMEVIS